One stretch of Pelmatolapia mariae isolate MD_Pm_ZW linkage group LG3_W, Pm_UMD_F_2, whole genome shotgun sequence DNA includes these proteins:
- the ppargc1a gene encoding peroxisome proliferator-activated receptor gamma coactivator 1-alpha isoform X5 encodes MDGYGRTEDELFSSCLVNLTWETCYEQCAALVGEDQPLCPDLPELDLSELDVSDLDADSFLGGLKWYSDQSEIISAQYGNEASNLFEKIDEENEANLLAVLTETLDSIPVDEDGLPSFEALADGDVTNASDQSCPSSPDGSPRTPEPEEPSLLKKLLLAPANSQLSYNQYTGGKAQNHAASSNHRIRPPPAVVKTESPWNGKARGGSSQQNRPVRRPCTELLKYLTATDDILLHAKASEAKSAWGGASSRDKSGMGLGASSSSSSPSSSSTSSFSSLSSTSSSSSSTTSKKKPAVPSHQQQQQQPPQQHHQRAKPTTLPLPLTPESPNDYKGSPFENKTTERTLSVEIAGTPGLTPPTTPPHKASQENPFKASLKTKLSSCSSSALACKRARLSELGPGALAPAPGASGRGPTRKGPEQTELYAQLSKATTTLPYSVTQHAVGGGLEEYRSTGNTKRATPRNYSDHDYCQATAGNKKDGGSATVTTTTAVKMTFTSGATDAPVPAEGKVESRHVECKDSAMPPSSSSFPPSSASPGFLAKQQSFGSVDGEAGQVRGLGEHALTQTAQIPSQEATIDRDQHNLCATSRKLLCDQEIRAELNKHFGYPLQALYTPGGQEKESSSKTNNATAPQSLEGGENDCYPQRLPASSYLHPGFLAFHDELELDESRESRFLFPWEGTPLDLLFDCAPCSPSSSPPSSCSPSRGSISPPSSLLLSPSRPSCWAGSGSRSRSRSQSGSRSSSSRYRRRSLSSSPDRRPSSWSRHSTDLNAFRSRNHKSPHPQPRSPLSRRPRYDSYEEYQHERLKREEYRRDYEKQEFERAEQRERQRQKAVEERRVVYVGRLRSDCTRTELKRRFELFGEIEECAVNLRDDGDNFGFITYRYTCDAFAALENGHTLRRSNEPQFELCFGGQKQFCKSHYTDLDSHSDDFDPASTKSKYDSMDFDSLLREAQHSLRR; translated from the exons TGTGCTGCCTTGGTTGGTGAAGACCAGCCCCTCTGCCCAGACTTACCTGAACTTGACCTCTCAGAGCTGGATGTCAGTGACTTAGACGCAGACAGTTTCCTGGGCGGCCTCAAATGGTACAGTGACCAATCAGAGATCATTTCTGCTCAGTATGGGAACGAAGCGTCCAATCTTTTTGAG AAGATAGATGAAGAAAATGAGGCCAACTTGCTGGCAGTGCTTACAGAGACCCTGGACAGCATCCCGGTGGATGAGGACGGATTGCCTTCGTTTGAGGCCCTGGCAGATGGGGACGTGACCAATGCCAGTGACCAGAGCTGTCCCTCCTCTCCCGACGGCTCACCGCGCACCCCAGAGCCCGAGGAGCCTTCCCTG CTGAAGAAACTCCTTCTGGCACCCGCAAACTCCCAGCTCAGCTATAATCAATACACAGGTGGCAAGGCACAGAACCATGCAGCCAGCAGCAACCACCGGATCAGACCACCACCTGCCGTCGTCAAG ACGGAGAGCCCCTGGAACGGCAAAGCAAGAGGGGGCTCCAGCCAACAGAACCGCCCGGTGAGGCGGCCCTGCACCGAGCTGCTGAAATACCTAACCGCCACCGATGACATCCTCCTCCACGCCAAAGCCAGCGAAGCCAAGAGCGCCTGGGGGGGTGCTAGTAGCAGGGACAAGAGTGGCATGGGTCTCGgtgcctcttcttcctcctcttcaccGTCCTCGTCATCCACCTCCTCgttctcctccctctcctccacctcttcctcctcttcctctacCACCTCCAAGAAGAAGCCGGCTGTGCCGTCTcatcaacagcagcagcagcagccgccACAGCAGCATCACCAGCGAG CCAAACCAACCACCTTGCCACTTCCTTTGACCCCAGAGTCTCCAAA TGACTACAAGGGATCACCGTTTGAGAACAAAACCACTGAACGCACATTAAGTGTGGAGATTGCTGGAACCCCAG GTTTGACACCACCTACCACGCCCCCACACAAAGCCAGTCAAGAGAATCCTTTCAAAGCATCTCTCAAAACCAAGTTGTCTTCATGTTCCTCCTCGGCCTTGGCATGCAAAAGAGCCAGGCTGAGTGAGTTGGGCCCCGGCGCTCTGGCCCCGGCCCCAGGTGCCTCAGGCAGGGGCCCCACCAGGAAGGGTCCTGAACAGACTGAGCTTTACGCCCAGCTGAGCAAAGCAACCACCACCCTCCCTTACTCCGTCACTCAACACGCAGTGGGGGGCGGCCTTGAGGAGTATCGCAGCACCGGCAACACTAAGCGGGCAACGCCCCGTAACTACAGCGACCATGACTATTGCCAGGCAACAGCTGGTAATAAGAAGGATGGGGGCTCAGCCACTGttaccacaaccacagctgtgaAAATGACATTCACCTCAGGTGCCACTGATGCTCCAGTGCCTGCTGAAGGCAAAGTGGAGAGCAGGCATGTGGAATGTAAGGATTCAGCCATGCCACCGTCATCTTCATCATTTCCTCCATCATCAGCTTCACCTGGTTTTTTGGCTAAACAGCAGAGTTTTGGGTCTGTGGATGGAGAGGCGGGCCAGGTCCGGGGGTTAGGGGAGCACGCCCTCACACAAACCGCTCAGATCCCCTCACAAGAGGCCACTATTGACAGGGACCAACACAATCTTTGCGCCACCAGCCGAAAGCTCCTGTGCGACCAGGAAATCCGAGCAGAACTTAACAAGCACTTTGGCTACCCTTTGCAAGCCCTCTACACCCCGGGTGGCCAGGAGAAAGAATCAAGCAGCAAAACGAACAATGCTACAGCTCCTCAGTCCCTCGAGGGGGGAGAGAATGACTGCTACCCCCAGAGGCTGCCTGCCTCCAGCTACCTTCACCCGGGGTTTCTGGCCTTCCACGACGAACTAGAGCTGGACGAGAGCCGTGAAAGTCGCTTCCTCTTTCCATGGGAGGGCACCCCTCTGGATCTACTCTTTGACTGCGCCCCCTGCTCTCCCTCTTCTTCCCCACCATCCAGCTGCTCCCCTTCACGAGGCTCTATCTCTCCACCTTCCTCCCTGCTCCTGTCACCCAGCAGACCTTCCTGCTGGGCCGGCAGCGGGTCCCGCTCTCGTTCCCGTTCCCAGTCTGGGTCCCGCAGCTCCTCTTCACGATACCGCAGGCGCTCTCTCTCCAGCTCACCCGACAGACGCCCGTCCTCCTG gTCTCGTCACAGCACAGATTTGAATGCTTTTCGTTCCAGGAATCACAAGAGCCCCCACCCCCAGCCTCGATCTCCTCTGAGCCGCAGGCCAAG GTATGACAGCTACGAGGAGTACCAGCACGAGAGGCTGAAGAGGGAGGAGTACCGCCGGGACTACGAGAAGCAGGAGTTCGAGAGGGCCGAGCAGCGAGAGAGACAAAGGCAGAAAGCAGTT GAGGAGAGACGAGTGGTGTACGTGGGGCGACTGAGGTCCGACTGCACCCGGACAGAGCTGAAGCGCCGCTTTGAACTCTTCGGTGAAATAGAGGAATGCGCAGTGAACTTGAGGGACGATGG GGACAATTTTGGCTTCATCACGTACCGCTACACTTGTGACGCCTTTGCCGCCCTTGAGAATGGACACACCTTACGCAGGTCAAACGAGCCCCAGTTCGAGCTGTGCTTCGGCGGACAAAAGCAGTTCTGCAAATCACATTACACAGACTTGG ACTCCCATTCAGACGACTTCGATCCAGCCTCCACAAAAAGCAAGTACGACTCCATGGATTTTGACAGTTTGCTGAGGGAGGCCCAGCACAGCCTGAGAAGGTAA
- the ppargc1a gene encoding peroxisome proliferator-activated receptor gamma coactivator 1-alpha isoform X9 — protein sequence MDGYGRTEDELFSSCLVNLTWETCYEQCAALVGEDQPLCPDLPELDLSELDVSDLDADSFLGGLKWYSDQSEIISAQYGNEASNLFEKIDEENEANLLAVLTETLDSIPVDEDGLPSFEALADGDVTNASDQSCPSSPDGSPRTPEPEEPSLLKKLLLAPANSQLSYNQYTGGKAQNHAASSNHRIRPPPAVVKTESPWNGKARGGSSQQNRPVRRPCTELLKYLTATDDILLHAKASEAKSAWGGASSRDKSGMGLGASSSSSSPSSSSTSSFSSLSSTSSSSSSTTSKKKPAVPSHQQQQQQPPQQHHQRGESRAGGECSMAGLGAGKWQRCAHDDGFEESEGATIPVGHRSSACGHARPKLEHGPPSEEGRPPGDAGRLAAARFIRYMHSYSLPPREASHSCEHCREAAGATQASEGFGRQGRSNSNSASRAPHRHITVTIKKRDEKPGHPLLSQLLTSKKRPAQYQARVLPHTPITPLRSSKSKLAEARSESPARAFSKVKEEKELRGTTDDRNKGVSQAEEADSRPLLSPLTFDLESWVNQPDPGLDMAFGLDLGWPSQGGYREDVNHDDDDDNDGVVVDGDDDDDDHVMGSPAAVLSQGPPSPLLPDTSIAEPTPPCIIQGQGHPHMQALSEHPDDQGHPLLAKPTTLPLPLTPESPNDYKGSPFENKTTERTLSVEIAGTPGLTPPTTPPHKASQENPFKASLKTKLSSCSSSALACKRARLSELGPGALAPAPGASGRGPTRKGPEQTELYAQLSKATTTLPYSVTQHAVGGGLEEYRSTGNTKRATPRNYSDHDYCQATAGNKKDGGSATVTTTTAVKMTFTSGATDAPVPAEGKVESRHVECKDSAMPPSSSSFPPSSASPGFLAKQQSFGSVDGEAGQVRGLGEHALTQTAQIPSQEATIDRDQHNLCATSRKLLCDQEIRAELNKHFGYPLQALYTPGGQEKESSSKTNNATAPQSLEGGENDCYPQRLPASSYLHPGFLAFHDELELDESRESRFLFPWEGTPLDLLFDCAPCSPSSSPPSSCSPSRGSISPPSSLLLSPSRPSCWAGSGSRSRSRSQSGSRSSSSRYRRRSLSSSPDRRPSSWSRHSTDLNAFRSRNHKSPHPQPRSPLSRRPRYDSYEEYQHERLKREEYRRDYEKQEFERAEQRERQRQKAVEERRVVYVGRLRSDCTRTELKRRFELFGEIEECAVNLRDDGDNFGFITYRYTCDAFAALENGHTLRRSNEPQFELCFGGQKQFCKSHYTDLDSHSDDFDPASTKSKYDSMDFDSLLREAQHSLRR from the exons TGTGCTGCCTTGGTTGGTGAAGACCAGCCCCTCTGCCCAGACTTACCTGAACTTGACCTCTCAGAGCTGGATGTCAGTGACTTAGACGCAGACAGTTTCCTGGGCGGCCTCAAATGGTACAGTGACCAATCAGAGATCATTTCTGCTCAGTATGGGAACGAAGCGTCCAATCTTTTTGAG AAGATAGATGAAGAAAATGAGGCCAACTTGCTGGCAGTGCTTACAGAGACCCTGGACAGCATCCCGGTGGATGAGGACGGATTGCCTTCGTTTGAGGCCCTGGCAGATGGGGACGTGACCAATGCCAGTGACCAGAGCTGTCCCTCCTCTCCCGACGGCTCACCGCGCACCCCAGAGCCCGAGGAGCCTTCCCTG CTGAAGAAACTCCTTCTGGCACCCGCAAACTCCCAGCTCAGCTATAATCAATACACAGGTGGCAAGGCACAGAACCATGCAGCCAGCAGCAACCACCGGATCAGACCACCACCTGCCGTCGTCAAG ACGGAGAGCCCCTGGAACGGCAAAGCAAGAGGGGGCTCCAGCCAACAGAACCGCCCGGTGAGGCGGCCCTGCACCGAGCTGCTGAAATACCTAACCGCCACCGATGACATCCTCCTCCACGCCAAAGCCAGCGAAGCCAAGAGCGCCTGGGGGGGTGCTAGTAGCAGGGACAAGAGTGGCATGGGTCTCGgtgcctcttcttcctcctcttcaccGTCCTCGTCATCCACCTCCTCgttctcctccctctcctccacctcttcctcctcttcctctacCACCTCCAAGAAGAAGCCGGCTGTGCCGTCTcatcaacagcagcagcagcagccgccACAGCAGCATCACCAGCGAGGTGAGAGCCGGGCTGGAGGCGAGTGTAGTATGGCTGGTCTTGGGGCTGGGAAGTGGCAGCGTTGCGCTCACGATGACGGGTTTGAGGAGTCGGAGGGTGCTACTATCCCTGTTGGCCACAGAAGCTCCGCCTGCGGCCATGCCCGCCCCAAACTGGAGCACGGGCCGCCCAGTGAAGAAGGAAGGCCGCCAGGCGATGCGGGCCGCCTGGCCGCCGCTAGGTTTATTAGGTATATGCACTCTTATTCCCTCCCTCCCCGAGAGGCGAGTCACAGCTGTGAGCATTGCCGAGAGGCTGCAGGCGCCACTCAGGCTAGTGAGGGCTTTGGCAGGCAAGGCCGTAGCAACAGTAACAGTGCCAGCCGTGCACCACATAGGCACATCACAGTGACTATAAAGAAAAGAGACGAGAAGCCGGGGCACCCGTTACTTAGCCAGCTGCTCACCTCCAAAAAGAGGCCCGCTCAGTATCAGGCCCGTGTCCTCCCGCATACTCCCATTACCCCTTTACGGAGCAGTAAGAGCAAATTAGCAGAAGCGAGGTCTGAGAGTCCAGCCCGGGCTTTTTCTAAGGTTAAGGAGGAGAAGGAGCTCAGAGGGACCACTGATGATAGAAACAAGGGAGTAAGTCAAGCTGAGGAGGCTGATTCAAGGCCCCTGTTGTCACCTCTCACCTTTGACCTAGAGAGCTGGGTTAACCAGCCAGATCCAGGGCTAGACATGGCCTTTGGACTAGATCTGGGGTGGCCAAGCCAGGGGGGCTACAGGGAGGATGTTaaccatgatgatgatgatgataatgatggtgttgttgttgatggtgatgatgatgatgatgaccatGTCATGGGCAGCCCCGCAGCGGTGCTCTCACAGGGCCCACCGAGCCCACTCCTCCCAGATACTAGCATTGCAGAGCCCACCCCTCCCTGCATCATACAAGGGCAAGggcacccacacatgcaggcacTCAGCGAGCACCCCGATGACCAGGGCCACCCATTGTTAG CCAAACCAACCACCTTGCCACTTCCTTTGACCCCAGAGTCTCCAAA TGACTACAAGGGATCACCGTTTGAGAACAAAACCACTGAACGCACATTAAGTGTGGAGATTGCTGGAACCCCAG GTTTGACACCACCTACCACGCCCCCACACAAAGCCAGTCAAGAGAATCCTTTCAAAGCATCTCTCAAAACCAAGTTGTCTTCATGTTCCTCCTCGGCCTTGGCATGCAAAAGAGCCAGGCTGAGTGAGTTGGGCCCCGGCGCTCTGGCCCCGGCCCCAGGTGCCTCAGGCAGGGGCCCCACCAGGAAGGGTCCTGAACAGACTGAGCTTTACGCCCAGCTGAGCAAAGCAACCACCACCCTCCCTTACTCCGTCACTCAACACGCAGTGGGGGGCGGCCTTGAGGAGTATCGCAGCACCGGCAACACTAAGCGGGCAACGCCCCGTAACTACAGCGACCATGACTATTGCCAGGCAACAGCTGGTAATAAGAAGGATGGGGGCTCAGCCACTGttaccacaaccacagctgtgaAAATGACATTCACCTCAGGTGCCACTGATGCTCCAGTGCCTGCTGAAGGCAAAGTGGAGAGCAGGCATGTGGAATGTAAGGATTCAGCCATGCCACCGTCATCTTCATCATTTCCTCCATCATCAGCTTCACCTGGTTTTTTGGCTAAACAGCAGAGTTTTGGGTCTGTGGATGGAGAGGCGGGCCAGGTCCGGGGGTTAGGGGAGCACGCCCTCACACAAACCGCTCAGATCCCCTCACAAGAGGCCACTATTGACAGGGACCAACACAATCTTTGCGCCACCAGCCGAAAGCTCCTGTGCGACCAGGAAATCCGAGCAGAACTTAACAAGCACTTTGGCTACCCTTTGCAAGCCCTCTACACCCCGGGTGGCCAGGAGAAAGAATCAAGCAGCAAAACGAACAATGCTACAGCTCCTCAGTCCCTCGAGGGGGGAGAGAATGACTGCTACCCCCAGAGGCTGCCTGCCTCCAGCTACCTTCACCCGGGGTTTCTGGCCTTCCACGACGAACTAGAGCTGGACGAGAGCCGTGAAAGTCGCTTCCTCTTTCCATGGGAGGGCACCCCTCTGGATCTACTCTTTGACTGCGCCCCCTGCTCTCCCTCTTCTTCCCCACCATCCAGCTGCTCCCCTTCACGAGGCTCTATCTCTCCACCTTCCTCCCTGCTCCTGTCACCCAGCAGACCTTCCTGCTGGGCCGGCAGCGGGTCCCGCTCTCGTTCCCGTTCCCAGTCTGGGTCCCGCAGCTCCTCTTCACGATACCGCAGGCGCTCTCTCTCCAGCTCACCCGACAGACGCCCGTCCTCCTG gTCTCGTCACAGCACAGATTTGAATGCTTTTCGTTCCAGGAATCACAAGAGCCCCCACCCCCAGCCTCGATCTCCTCTGAGCCGCAGGCCAAG GTATGACAGCTACGAGGAGTACCAGCACGAGAGGCTGAAGAGGGAGGAGTACCGCCGGGACTACGAGAAGCAGGAGTTCGAGAGGGCCGAGCAGCGAGAGAGACAAAGGCAGAAAGCAGTT GAGGAGAGACGAGTGGTGTACGTGGGGCGACTGAGGTCCGACTGCACCCGGACAGAGCTGAAGCGCCGCTTTGAACTCTTCGGTGAAATAGAGGAATGCGCAGTGAACTTGAGGGACGATGG GGACAATTTTGGCTTCATCACGTACCGCTACACTTGTGACGCCTTTGCCGCCCTTGAGAATGGACACACCTTACGCAGGTCAAACGAGCCCCAGTTCGAGCTGTGCTTCGGCGGACAAAAGCAGTTCTGCAAATCACATTACACAGACTTGG ACTCCCATTCAGACGACTTCGATCCAGCCTCCACAAAAAGCAAGTACGACTCCATGGATTTTGACAGTTTGCTGAGGGAGGCCCAGCACAGCCTGAGAAGGTAA
- the ppargc1a gene encoding peroxisome proliferator-activated receptor gamma coactivator 1-alpha isoform X4: MTEMSQSQCAALVGEDQPLCPDLPELDLSELDVSDLDADSFLGGLKWYSDQSEIISAQYGNEASNLFEKIDEENEANLLAVLTETLDSIPVDEDGLPSFEALADGDVTNASDQSCPSSPDGSPRTPEPEEPSLLKKLLLAPANSQLSYNQYTGGKAQNHAASSNHRIRPPPAVVKTESPWNGKARGGSSQQNRPVRRPCTELLKYLTATDDILLHAKASEAKSAWGGASSRDKSGMGLGASSSSSSPSSSSTSSFSSLSSTSSSSSSTTSKKKPAVPSHQQQQQQPPQQHHQRGESRAGGECSMAGLGAGKWQRCAHDDGFEESEGATIPVGHRSSACGHARPKLEHGPPSEEGRPPGDAGRLAAARFISDYKGSPFENKTTERTLSVEIAGTPGLTPPTTPPHKASQENPFKASLKTKLSSCSSSALACKRARLSELGPGALAPAPGASGRGPTRKGPEQTELYAQLSKATTTLPYSVTQHAVGGGLEEYRSTGNTKRATPRNYSDHDYCQATAGNKKDGGSATVTTTTAVKMTFTSGATDAPVPAEGKVESRHVECKDSAMPPSSSSFPPSSASPGFLAKQQSFGSVDGEAGQVRGLGEHALTQTAQIPSQEATIDRDQHNLCATSRKLLCDQEIRAELNKHFGYPLQALYTPGGQEKESSSKTNNATAPQSLEGGENDCYPQRLPASSYLHPGFLAFHDELELDESRESRFLFPWEGTPLDLLFDCAPCSPSSSPPSSCSPSRGSISPPSSLLLSPSRPSCWAGSGSRSRSRSQSGSRSSSSRYRRRSLSSSPDRRPSSWSRHSTDLNAFRSRNHKSPHPQPRSPLSRRPRYDSYEEYQHERLKREEYRRDYEKQEFERAEQRERQRQKAVEERRVVYVGRLRSDCTRTELKRRFELFGEIEECAVNLRDDGDNFGFITYRYTCDAFAALENGHTLRRSNEPQFELCFGGQKQFCKSHYTDLDSHSDDFDPASTKSKYDSMDFDSLLREAQHSLRR; the protein is encoded by the exons ATGACTGAAATGTCTCAAAGTCAG TGTGCTGCCTTGGTTGGTGAAGACCAGCCCCTCTGCCCAGACTTACCTGAACTTGACCTCTCAGAGCTGGATGTCAGTGACTTAGACGCAGACAGTTTCCTGGGCGGCCTCAAATGGTACAGTGACCAATCAGAGATCATTTCTGCTCAGTATGGGAACGAAGCGTCCAATCTTTTTGAG AAGATAGATGAAGAAAATGAGGCCAACTTGCTGGCAGTGCTTACAGAGACCCTGGACAGCATCCCGGTGGATGAGGACGGATTGCCTTCGTTTGAGGCCCTGGCAGATGGGGACGTGACCAATGCCAGTGACCAGAGCTGTCCCTCCTCTCCCGACGGCTCACCGCGCACCCCAGAGCCCGAGGAGCCTTCCCTG CTGAAGAAACTCCTTCTGGCACCCGCAAACTCCCAGCTCAGCTATAATCAATACACAGGTGGCAAGGCACAGAACCATGCAGCCAGCAGCAACCACCGGATCAGACCACCACCTGCCGTCGTCAAG ACGGAGAGCCCCTGGAACGGCAAAGCAAGAGGGGGCTCCAGCCAACAGAACCGCCCGGTGAGGCGGCCCTGCACCGAGCTGCTGAAATACCTAACCGCCACCGATGACATCCTCCTCCACGCCAAAGCCAGCGAAGCCAAGAGCGCCTGGGGGGGTGCTAGTAGCAGGGACAAGAGTGGCATGGGTCTCGgtgcctcttcttcctcctcttcaccGTCCTCGTCATCCACCTCCTCgttctcctccctctcctccacctcttcctcctcttcctctacCACCTCCAAGAAGAAGCCGGCTGTGCCGTCTcatcaacagcagcagcagcagccgccACAGCAGCATCACCAGCGAGGTGAGAGCCGGGCTGGAGGCGAGTGTAGTATGGCTGGTCTTGGGGCTGGGAAGTGGCAGCGTTGCGCTCACGATGACGGGTTTGAGGAGTCGGAGGGTGCTACTATCCCTGTTGGCCACAGAAGCTCCGCCTGCGGCCATGCCCGCCCCAAACTGGAGCACGGGCCGCCCAGTGAAGAAGGAAGGCCGCCAGGCGATGCGGGCCGCCTGGCCGCCGCTAGGTTTATTAG TGACTACAAGGGATCACCGTTTGAGAACAAAACCACTGAACGCACATTAAGTGTGGAGATTGCTGGAACCCCAG GTTTGACACCACCTACCACGCCCCCACACAAAGCCAGTCAAGAGAATCCTTTCAAAGCATCTCTCAAAACCAAGTTGTCTTCATGTTCCTCCTCGGCCTTGGCATGCAAAAGAGCCAGGCTGAGTGAGTTGGGCCCCGGCGCTCTGGCCCCGGCCCCAGGTGCCTCAGGCAGGGGCCCCACCAGGAAGGGTCCTGAACAGACTGAGCTTTACGCCCAGCTGAGCAAAGCAACCACCACCCTCCCTTACTCCGTCACTCAACACGCAGTGGGGGGCGGCCTTGAGGAGTATCGCAGCACCGGCAACACTAAGCGGGCAACGCCCCGTAACTACAGCGACCATGACTATTGCCAGGCAACAGCTGGTAATAAGAAGGATGGGGGCTCAGCCACTGttaccacaaccacagctgtgaAAATGACATTCACCTCAGGTGCCACTGATGCTCCAGTGCCTGCTGAAGGCAAAGTGGAGAGCAGGCATGTGGAATGTAAGGATTCAGCCATGCCACCGTCATCTTCATCATTTCCTCCATCATCAGCTTCACCTGGTTTTTTGGCTAAACAGCAGAGTTTTGGGTCTGTGGATGGAGAGGCGGGCCAGGTCCGGGGGTTAGGGGAGCACGCCCTCACACAAACCGCTCAGATCCCCTCACAAGAGGCCACTATTGACAGGGACCAACACAATCTTTGCGCCACCAGCCGAAAGCTCCTGTGCGACCAGGAAATCCGAGCAGAACTTAACAAGCACTTTGGCTACCCTTTGCAAGCCCTCTACACCCCGGGTGGCCAGGAGAAAGAATCAAGCAGCAAAACGAACAATGCTACAGCTCCTCAGTCCCTCGAGGGGGGAGAGAATGACTGCTACCCCCAGAGGCTGCCTGCCTCCAGCTACCTTCACCCGGGGTTTCTGGCCTTCCACGACGAACTAGAGCTGGACGAGAGCCGTGAAAGTCGCTTCCTCTTTCCATGGGAGGGCACCCCTCTGGATCTACTCTTTGACTGCGCCCCCTGCTCTCCCTCTTCTTCCCCACCATCCAGCTGCTCCCCTTCACGAGGCTCTATCTCTCCACCTTCCTCCCTGCTCCTGTCACCCAGCAGACCTTCCTGCTGGGCCGGCAGCGGGTCCCGCTCTCGTTCCCGTTCCCAGTCTGGGTCCCGCAGCTCCTCTTCACGATACCGCAGGCGCTCTCTCTCCAGCTCACCCGACAGACGCCCGTCCTCCTG gTCTCGTCACAGCACAGATTTGAATGCTTTTCGTTCCAGGAATCACAAGAGCCCCCACCCCCAGCCTCGATCTCCTCTGAGCCGCAGGCCAAG GTATGACAGCTACGAGGAGTACCAGCACGAGAGGCTGAAGAGGGAGGAGTACCGCCGGGACTACGAGAAGCAGGAGTTCGAGAGGGCCGAGCAGCGAGAGAGACAAAGGCAGAAAGCAGTT GAGGAGAGACGAGTGGTGTACGTGGGGCGACTGAGGTCCGACTGCACCCGGACAGAGCTGAAGCGCCGCTTTGAACTCTTCGGTGAAATAGAGGAATGCGCAGTGAACTTGAGGGACGATGG GGACAATTTTGGCTTCATCACGTACCGCTACACTTGTGACGCCTTTGCCGCCCTTGAGAATGGACACACCTTACGCAGGTCAAACGAGCCCCAGTTCGAGCTGTGCTTCGGCGGACAAAAGCAGTTCTGCAAATCACATTACACAGACTTGG ACTCCCATTCAGACGACTTCGATCCAGCCTCCACAAAAAGCAAGTACGACTCCATGGATTTTGACAGTTTGCTGAGGGAGGCCCAGCACAGCCTGAGAAGGTAA